Genomic window (Culex pipiens pallens isolate TS chromosome 3, TS_CPP_V2, whole genome shotgun sequence):
tcaatcatacaatacctgtttcaaataatcctaagcgtttggcgaacagttatatcgttccatgaattgttgtacaattgtttggattattgggacttaagagtttttcgctgaacttcaaGTTGGAAATACTACGTCGGCTATGGTACCCTTATGTTTTAACAATTGCTGTTCCGAAAAATCCTTACCATATGGCGAAAAGTTATATttctccatgaattgttgaacaattgtttgaatcattgggacttaagaaaattttcgctaaaattcatttttggctcaatcatacaaAATCTGTTTGAAATAATACCGAACATATGAGGAATAATTATATCGTACCATTAATTGTTgtgcaattgtttcaattattaggacttaggaaatttaggaaattttccgcttaGGTTTCTTTGACTAAATCATACCGAGTATATCATAACTTTTATCATACCGGCTACAGTACTATTATGTTCTAACAATAGCTGTTTCGAACCATCCTAATCGTATGACGAATAGATACCGTTCATtaaattgtaggaaaaaaaaatcaaccattcgaatatgtcaagataagtgtaacaattcgggaaatagtaccattttaattttgttatatggtcgtgacattatatcaacaatatcacaaatggtaaccataccagaaataattttcttatgatttcgACAGTTTCACCTTTGGTATTTGATTATGCGGGATATCTTATTTGTGAAAAAGGcatctaacatttcaaaaagtgcgAAATATTTAGTATTTGGCTCTTTATTAATgtaagtaatttttttcgataatttttagatcagtagtgcggtgcctgtgtggacgctcagtcctgttttttcgtgttattttccgtctcttttatgtcgctgttcgagtgcatggggtgattggtcattataattaaataatggcatcagtagtgcggtgcctgtgtggacgctcagtcctgttttttcgtgttattttccgtctcttttgtgtcgctgttcgagtgcatggggtgattggtcattataattaaataatggcatcagtagtgcggtgcctgtgtggacgctcagtcctgttttttcgtgttattttccgtctcttttatgagTGCGGTGACCACGGGGACgggctgtcttgtttttgcatgctcattttcatttcttttgtgtcgctgtttgtgtgcttgggtgcgtggttattataattaaataatggcatcattagtgcgctgaccacggggacgcgctgtcttgtttttgcatgctcattttcatttcttttgtgtcgctgtttgtgtgcttgggtgcgtggttattataattaaataatggcatcattagtgcggtgaccacggggacgcgctgtcttgtttttgcatgctcattttcatttctattgtttcgctgtttgtgtgcttgggtgcttggttattatatataggtgaagggattttattaaatgatcattatattgcattattatatttatttgattatataaccacactatattttacactttacacatcatacaaaacacatatgaaactgtaaacaggagcgtttggtacggtatgtccacgcatccttcctcccctgtagattctgtgaaatgtgatccgttctcagaatcctctctgcggtaaacacaacgtagtagggccgctttaatttttgcaatacattttcgggtgttctcggatgtactgcaattattaataatgacaagaaaagtgcttggggcgtaatctaatcacaagactttccagcatgctttcatcggactggctgcgtttgtgttagattagattagattagattagtaatttttttcgataatttttattttttcagttgtttaggAGGACATTTTGATctcctcaaaaaataaaaactagcaTTTCAAAAAGGGTGAAATATTTAGTGTTTAgacctttaaaaatgttagtaaaattttttttcgacgatttttatttttcccgtgtcgTCAAGTGGTCATtaagagcaacttttgttctactttacttttcttgttttatgtttttgttgtattattttttagtattttaatttgcatttatattGTTTACCGTCATCAAGGGGTgatatttgtatgacccaatttcaccccccagatccaatgtcacccttgatgacggtagtttatgtttgttttggtagtgtttggcctattctaccaactCCTATCATTAACATTTGCGATTCTTGTCTTTTCACGTTTTaacagtaacttttttttgtatgttttttttttcattgtccgCTATAGAAttataccattatcatttaaattgtaaataaaaatgcACGGAGGCATAGtctacaaattttttttttttaaacattggaaaaatcacataaaagAAGCTAAACATCCAACCcaaaaataaatcttatttccaatgcttttttaagattaaaaattggttgaaaaattgatttgtggcgaatttttaaatcgaagcctacttaggggcggggttgggttgtggaGGGTTAAAGATCAAGAAATTTTACATAActgttaaacattaaaaaaaaaacaactctaaaATTCGGTAGCGTTATCTTAGTTTCGTGTCAACAAAAGAAAACACACACCATTCTGCTTGATGTATTGAAGTTTATTCTTGTGCGAATTTCATCAACCCATTAAAACCGAGCCCCCTGGCGGCCTACGCCTCTGGTTGTCCCTTGGCGGCAGCACTCTGCAGCAGCGGTCCCGTCTCGGCGCACAGCTTGCGGAACTTGCTCACGTTGATCGGCATCAGGCCCTTGGCGACGTTGTGGTTCAGCTCGAACGGATCCTGCACCACCATCGGTTTCGCGTACTGCAACAGCTCGTTGACGGGGTGGGCTTCGTTCATGTTCAGCGTGGCGTAGTACTCGCGCAGTGCTTTCATCTGGGCCGGGATTCGGGTGCCGAGCGGGTCGAAGTGAATCTTAAGCTGGGGCGTTCCGAGGAAGGGACACACCATGTTCGTTTCGAACTTGAACGCTTCCCCGTAGAAGGCGAAGAAGCCACCTAGGTAGAGTTCGATTTGTGCCTCCGGGATGGGGACGATCTTGAGCTGTTCCAGGGACTTGCGCTCGAAGTCGACGCGCCAATCTGGAAGGGGATTGAAGATGAGCTGGGAATTGTGATTCGTTTGATAAACTTACGCGAAATACGACGAACTTTGTGCTCCTCGGAGTTGTTCGTTTGCAGCTGGTACACGGAGGGCAGCAGTTTGTGTGCTTGGAAGAAGAAAATCGTGAGCAGCGTTACGGTGTACCCGTTCAGGGCTTCGATGTTGAGATAGCGAGCCCATTCCTTGACGTACAGCGTGACGGCACTGCACACGGGTTGAATCTCGAAGAAGTACTGAATCAGCTCGGTGTTGCACATGGACAGTCCGTTAGAGAAGGACAGGTCGCAGTCTAGCTTTTGCTGTAGGTTCCAGGTGCGCAGGATGGGCGTGCGAGCGTTCAGAATCGGCTTGAACTCACTCCAGTGACCGGACGCTTGCAGTAGGGCCTGCACCTGGTTGGAGTACCGCTGGATGGTGTCCTTGGACAAATTTCCCTCTTGATTCCCGTCCAAATCCAGGTAAATGTCCACGTCGCTCGTGTCGTTGCCCAGACCGGTCACACGCGAACCGAACGGGTGGGCCTTGACGTTCGGAAATTTGTACGCCAAAATCTTCTCCAAATCGGCGGCGATCGCCGCGTGCACCGGACTATTGACTTGCTCCTGTTTCCGTTCGGTCGTTGCTTTCAGCTGGTCTTGCGGGCTCTTGTTGGTTAgaaactttttcattttgttcGACACAGGTTCCTTAATCGTCGGAAGGCAGCCCACCTCCAGGCAGGGCTTCTCGTTGTGCAATCGTGGTTTGTTCTGAACGGGTTCTTTCCTCTTAACCGGTCCCTTACTCTCGCTCTTGGTCACCGGTTCCTTCGCCGGAGTTTTCACCTTCGGCGTATTCTCCACCTTAATGTCGTGTTCCGCCAGGTGCTTCAGCAGGCCCGGTTTCGTAATCTTGATCGAACGGTCGCACATCTTGCAGTTGATGCTGCGCGAGAATGTGTACCCCTCGAAGATGGCCTTGTCCCCGGCGTCCCACTCGCCCACCGGAACCAGCGTCTTCTGCGTCAGGAACCGGTCCGTCGTTTTGATCATCTTTTCCAAATATTCAACGGTTTTCAAATCAACCGCCGAGTACATCTCCGAAAAGGAAATCAGCTTCTGGGTCAGATTGGCGATCTCCCAGTTGAGCAGGTACAGCTAAAATTAATCGGAAAAAACCCCATTTTACTCTCTTCCCCCGCTTTGCTCCAAATACAAAACATCACTCACCTCCTGCTTAGCGGCCTGCaccatttttgtcaaaatgtataaaatcaacaaaaagtcacttaaatacttaaaacaaaCTGTCCAAACTGTTAAACACTAAGTCTAGGATAGGGGAACGCGGGACAAACAGAAATGGGAATAATCCGGTGTTCGGGAAATCCGTCGTTCCGCCGGCTACCGATAACGACTCGTGGCCGTGGCACTTATTTACAAACCGAGAGGAATCTGACGTTTCttttttggaaacaaaaaaCAGGCGTTGGACGCGAAGGTCGAAAGAGGAGATAAAGCGCAATGTTGATTTTCGGTGAAAAGAAATTGTACAGTGGCATCGATCgaggcatcgattgcattattaacacaaaatcatcattttactttatttaaaatagttgaaattcttccaggaacatcaataattataattttagtactttaaagaatgtttctgagccaaaactcgagtagatgctctgccacgtgttcaccgtctgacatggggcgtcgtaattttctccTAGTAGTCATAGCATACTagggacaatgcgtacatttgaagggtgaatcgatgattctggagacaccggacgtcgatccaatgcgcaccttggggacagaatggacaagccgaattccttctggaatgtgttcattggaccattccctacacacctgtctttattccgagtgaatccatgttgtccccagacctgtaggaacgattgaacgaaaagtataaaaatcccatagaaatttacatgtaaacttataattgctggggacaggccaattctcaaccaaatgggctgatatttggcatgagagtccctatgggtatcctctactaggggaacctcggtttgcctgattctgagaacttttggttttggatgaaacaccctattgTACacgtttaaatttaattaatcttGAATAAAACATACACGTCAAATTTAGATTAATAAATCAAGCTTGTTATTTCCATCAAGAAGATTATGTTGGCATATTTTCAGTTTGAAGTGCGATTACAAGCTCATTACAagcattttcaactgaaatgaagtaggggaaattctcgtatgtttggcaggttaagcactcgctcctaactccatccaattttctaattttcactatttcaacaattaattttgcaaaacttttgatagaaacttgcttgctcacttcttattgaggtatttatcactcgattttagttgaaaacgcatttaattagctttaattgaatgtcaaagttctgacctgccaacattagaggcacgctggaattagatgctgttcccctaagcAAACAAGATTCTGACAAAAGTTTTGCGaggaatgttgttgttgtttattttattaccgtgactttaacctagagagcgaatttcatcacttttgaatcatttttcaagtaaaaatatatttttccaacATATTCAAAATTTGGCAACAATGTTcgaacaattgggtcctaaaatgaagcttagattgctgatattattgttcacagcgataaagcttatttttctgagtacaatgaccctttgtgcgaccataaagagcttaaaatggatttttaaatcaattttgaaaaattaacctcgcggtccttcttgacagaaaagctcctacttgacaggtcgttccaaggggaccatagttgatccatcgaaaaaatgttgtcttgtcaaaaaaaaattttgcattaaaatgaaaaaaaagtgatcagaaatggtttttaatcgtgttttttaccgttgtacgtaaaaattggcatagggctttagtacccaattattcctgatgttgGAGAGTTATTGAAGATCAATATTTTGAGCCacaataataattatttaacTTTGAATTGTAACTTTTTTACACCATTGGAATCTTCTAGACCTCCATTTacaattcaaatgcaaagcgtcagtttttttcgcttctcaaacgcgttctgatctgagatccctttgtcctttgtcgcacttacatcaatttccaggatgtgtcaagatagcatgacaaAATTGaatcttctttcatatgaaaagtgacaaagatgcacggagttttttcggtttttgttaccgaatatctcaggattgaaatcgaattttgaggatctgtgaaggtcaaatggTGAGGCATTGTAAAGTGGCATGGCACAAAAAcactaattaaaaattaaaatagaagGAATTCCGTTTAACTCAAATGTTAATCATTTTTagttttactcaaatttatgtTAACTTCTCTAGGTTTTGATGGTTTCAAATTTAATCTTAGAATTTGAAGAAACTCACGCAAACTTGAATAATCTAAACGCAAATTAAATTTAGGACGgatattacggtgtaacaaatgtTACGGCAATGGTTACTctgcaacattcgttacacagtaatatggttacaccgtagcattgttacaccgtaactttGTTACActgtaacattcattacaccgtaacattcgttacaccgttacaccattacattgttacaccgtaacattcgttacaccgttacaccattacattgttacaccgtaatattcattacaccgtaacattcattacaacgtaatattcgttacaccgtaacattcggtgtaacactgttacggtgtaacacggTTACGGTGTAAAAcggttacggtgtaacaatgctaCGGTGTAACAATATTACAgtttaacgaatgttacggtggaacaatgttacggtgtaacatatattacagggtggccaccagatttcgattttcaatttcccggttttttcccggttttctcccgagaccagaaggaattttccggaatgtttttaaaccaaattacaatgttttttttaggctAACGTTGGTATCAACATACTTTTGGAACGCATACATTTGGTTCAAAGTTTGAGTTCctcaagaaagctttcaaatatCTTGAGTACAAAGTAAGTAAGTTGAAAACGAAGCCGTTTTTATCTGTTTCCAATCCAAACCTCTAATTTTtctaatgattgggatttttcatcATCATGCTCTATAGATtttacaaactaaaaataaaaaaaaacttttttattttttagaataacatTAATTATTATTAGAAAGCAGGAAATGGCAtttacaatttattaattttgtagaaaagatttgcaaaaatacattgttaTCAACATTTATATAAATGCTCGtaaagtttctttgaaaaaaggttttgtgtATTCAAGAAGAACGATTATTCCAAGAATTATCAATTTCTGtgaattaattattattttttggtgaGTACTTTCTTTTTAAccaaaaagtctttttgaatcattagtccaaacaaaaatgtataCACTTTGGCAGCAGTGCAGGaaagttccatacaaatataaaaaacggtatcttgacacttttttttatcgattaagTATCTTCGGTAAGTTGATTGATggaataaattttcgaaaataattttaatttagaaaaactgTCTGAAATACCCAAAACACAAAATGGTGCTgcgattttttcaacaacacataaggctggtacaaattttatttaaagtttttgtcccttccTTCAAAGTTgccccgaaaaatcagagggcaaaaaaaaatttttttttcatagaacatctaaatttcaatcgaaaattgagtgcaatcagctgaaatctatttaaaatacattcccctgcgtttggaatcatttttaagcatgtttgggttgatttaataatattttgatttttttttttaattttcggtctttaatatcgcaaaaagttttttccgtacattttttgaaggctaataattgcaaaacaactgaactagtgtaaaatgcatttttaaacactttttgcattcaaatgttgagactatggcttgttctttaatttttttgtaatattttatttttttgtttttttactcaaCGTCCATGTACATTTCTTCAAATCAGTTTTCTTAGTAaagcttcaaaataaaatgtttttctgtATTTCTTAAACTATCTGCTGAAAATGCCAAGCATTTTGGAGATATTCtttctgttaattaaatattcattgacttttttttattttttctattttttttcttccatatttaataataataattttgtataaatttatGATGACCGACGAATTGTTTTTGGaacagatattttttaaactgcccaaaatatacatttgaaaaattttcaaaaatagttttgatttcagatttaaaCATGCTATTTAATAGTATTTTTTAGAAGTTGTagctattttcattaaaaaatcattctattttagctttaaaaaatcgaatggttgagaaaattctttactgCTTTCTTTGAAGGACAAATCTTgatcattaaattaaaaaaaaatcctgatttaaattttatgcaCAACTAATATTTTAGCAAACAAAGGTCAAATCAACAATATCCAAATTATGAAACATATGataatttttacaaatattttgaatgttttaaattaaatggcacaatttacaaatttgaaacaaatattcgtagaaaaaacaaaaagaaaaaactctaaaatggtgcactttattttaaattcttaaaatttcttaacgaatgcaaattataggtttatcatttaaatatttttttaaacattttctgattggtcaaaaataattcgccCGTAATTCACTGCACCTTAAATATGGTTGTTAGCTTTTGcttcaaatctatttattttttttttctcttaaataTTTCGTTTGAGGGGTTTTTTCTGGCCCCCCTGAGACCGCTCGTGGTACCCACAGGGGTACATGTGGTCGAGAACCGCTGCTgtagaggaaaaaaaatgctagTTTTCGCGAtttcttcatttagaataacaGGAATAATATTCTATTTGAGAAAAGAACATATTGAATACATTAAAGAGGGgcttttgtcaaaatttaaataaacttaaaatattttcccggtttgtcagtcgaattcccgagtttttcccggttttctcccggtggataaaaatcccgggtttttcccggttttcccggttttttttcccgaggtggccaccctgataTATTACGGAGTAGTAGATTTCGGGTTGCACAGTGTTACGGTCTAACAGAGCTCACCGTTTAGCCTAACATTCTTTGATCAGGTTCAAgcctgcacacaaaaaaatattaccgttatgacaaaagtaacttatttttgatttaaaaagttgctaaaattagctcgagggaaagttttttttcttgtttaatcagttattttattgatttggtggcagttCAGTGATTGATTTTGCAGTGAAATTGTGGCACGCACCAATAAAAAGATATTGCcagtagagagcctatatggagaggcgaaatgtcactctcagggttccaatcgaactgtcaaatcggggttccaatcgagcaacaagatcatgtaagaacaaggtcggaatcaattttaaaatcattttggcaaaaaaacgagacttataacaatcaaaagtattgaaaaactgttgttgatgataatctgatagtttttgttatgtttttgcttgttcggtacaagaaaagtgctagcaccaaagaaaaactacaagtttttcaaccttaaatttgaatgactttgagtgtttgaaatttctcccagaacatttcatttccctatgtaggtccctaatTGCCAGTGGttggagattcgggggacggctcTCGTTCGTG
Coding sequences:
- the LOC120412970 gene encoding terminal uridylyltransferase Tailor, which translates into the protein MVQAAKQELYLLNWEIANLTQKLISFSEMYSAVDLKTVEYLEKMIKTTDRFLTQKTLVPVGEWDAGDKAIFEGYTFSRSINCKMCDRSIKITKPGLLKHLAEHDIKVENTPKVKTPAKEPVTKSESKGPVKRKEPVQNKPRLHNEKPCLEVGCLPTIKEPVSNKMKKFLTNKSPQDQLKATTERKQEQVNSPVHAAIAADLEKILAYKFPNVKAHPFGSRVTGLGNDTSDVDIYLDLDGNQEGNLSKDTIQRYSNQVQALLQASGHWSEFKPILNARTPILRTWNLQQKLDCDLSFSNGLSMCNTELIQYFFEIQPVCSAVTLYVKEWARYLNIEALNGYTVTLLTIFFFQAHKLLPSVYQLQTNNSEEHKVRRISHWRVDFERKSLEQLKIVPIPEAQIELYLGGFFAFYGEAFKFETNMVCPFLGTPQLKIHFDPLGTRIPAQMKALREYYATLNMNEAHPVNELLQYAKPMVVQDPFELNHNVAKGLMPINVSKFRKLCAETGPLLQSAAAKGQPEA